Proteins encoded together in one Lepisosteus oculatus isolate fLepOcu1 chromosome 2, fLepOcu1.hap2, whole genome shotgun sequence window:
- the arv1 gene encoding protein ARV1 yields the protein MAARASFRCIECNEEAYELHRDYSNGILKITICKSCQKPVDKYIEYDPVIILIDAILCKVQAYRHIIFNTKLNIHVKLCVFCLLCEAYLRWSQHQGTEQTSDPADIIRYAKEWEFYGMFGLAALELGVFLGGVLAFLCSVQGLLTTSLDPHLLLKALLLSSYGKLLLIPAVIWEHDYSPLCFSLIKLFVLTSNSQAIRVVLNSSKRLSVFTVFVGFLLETSAAYIIQKIQWIT from the exons ATGGCAGCAAGAGCTTCGTTTCGGTGTATTGAATGCAACGAAGAAGCATATGAACTGCATCGGGATTATAGCAACGGAATATTAAAAATTACTATTTGT AAATCCTGTCAGAAACCTGTGGACAAATATATAGAATATGATCCAGTTATTATTTTGATTGATGCCATATTATGTAAAGTTCAAGCATACAGACACATCatatttaatacaaaattaaat ATTCACGTGAAGCTGTGTGTATTTTGTCTGCTGTGTGAAGCTTATCTGAGGTGGTCGCAGCACCAAGGAACAGAGCAAACCAGTGATCCAGCAGACATCATCAGATATGCAAAAGAGTGGGAGTTCTACGGCATGTTTGGTCTAGCTGCTTTGG AGCTTGGTGTGTTCCTGGGAGGAGTGCTGGCATTCCTGTGCTCAGTACAAGGGCTCCTCACTACCAGCCTGGATCCCCACTTGCTGCTGAAGGCACTGCTGCTGTCCAGCTATGGGAAGCTGCTTCTCATCCCAGCAGTGATCTGGGAGCATGACTACTCCCCTCTCTGCTTTAGCCTCATCAAACTCTTTGTTCTGACATCAAACTCCCAGGCTATTCGAG ttgttttgaaCAGCAGCAAAAGGCTCTCCGTCTTTACTGTATTTGTTGGTTTTCTGCTGGAAACCTCTGCAGCATACATCATCCAAAAAATTCAGTGGATCACATAG